The Thermomonospora amylolytica sequence GCGTCACCTTGTGCCATTGCCTGAACACGTGACGACGCTTGCCCGGGAACACGGTCTCGGCGCCCCCATCAGGACCTTCGACGCCCGTGACGACTTCCGCCGGACGGTCGTGTGGATGGCGTTGCTCGGTCCGGTGGGCGTGCTGTCGGTGTGGTCGGCGTTCTACTACCTGATCGTGGGGCCGCGCTGGCTGGGCGCTCTGGGCGTGCTCCTGGCGTTCGGCTACCTCGGCGCGGTGTGGTGGATCCTGCACGGCGGCGCGCTGCGCGGCTGGGGGCTGGTGGTGTACGCGTTCGAGAACGGCCTGGTCCGCGTCACCCGGCGGGGGACGTACGCCTGCCGCTGGGACGAGATGCGCGGTGTGACCACGGCCGGGGTGCGGCGGACGCCGGGGCGGCGGCCCCCTTGGCGGTATCGGGTGACCGACGCCGAGGGCGGCGGGTTCGTGCTCGGCGACGAGCTGCCCGGGGTGCGCGACCTGGGGGAGGTGCTGGTCGCCGAGGTCGGCCGCCGGGTGCTGCCGGTGCAGCTCGCCGCGGTCGAGGGCGGTGCGACGGTGGGGTTCGGGCCGTTCGCCGTCGACCGGGAGGGGATCGTGCT is a genomic window containing:
- a CDS encoding DUF6585 family protein, with protein sequence MTTLAREHGLGAPIRTFDARDDFRRTVVWMALLGPVGVLSVWSAFYYLIVGPRWLGALGVLLAFGYLGAVWWILHGGALRGWGLVVYAFENGLVRVTRRGTYACRWDEMRGVTTAGVRRTPGRRPPWRYRVTDAEGGGFVLGDELPGVRDLGEVLVAEVGRRVLPVQLAAVEGGATVGFGPFAVDREGIVLNGERMPWRAVRSVAVGGGEMTVRRADAPQVMTVPLDRVPNAAVLAEICRRLRSRAERAAARGARA